The Conger conger chromosome 11, fConCon1.1, whole genome shotgun sequence genome includes the window ATGTCGCCGTAATGGAGTCTCCGCGTATGACAGAAATGAGCCAGGGCCTTCGCCGCCTGACCCGCACTCGCAGCAACCTGTTTTCATCCCCCCCTTTTACCCCGTTTAATGCTAGAGAGCTCGGACACTCTCTCCCCGGACCTCGGCCTCAGAAATCCGCAAAGCAGGAACGTCACAATCATGGAGAAAAACCCAAACAACAACACCAGCAACAAAGTTCCGCCCCGTTCAGGTTCGACCGGCCCACCCACTGGCGATTCTAAACCTAAAACAGGTAAATTGCGAATGCTGTCGTTTTTGATTTCAGTCTGTATCCTTCAGGCCTCCTCGCGTGGCAGTCTACATCAGAGCTAAATGGAGACCTACTTTACACCGAGGCTTGACAGCACATTGTGCGGCCTAGCTGACAGTGTTTGTTTACACGACCAAGGTGACGTCAAGTCATggcttatttattttcaatttagtTCAGGAAAATGAACGTTTCTTCTTATTTGTAAACAAATAGAGAAGTTAGTGCAGTTAATGATAATATTAATTTTTTCATCAATCTTCTGTCTTGCTAACATGCATATTTAATTATAAGTGGCGAGTTATCGAGCGACGAAGCTATCTGACTTTTCGTTGGCTAAATGTTTGATTGTACTGGAGCCAGTAATTTTACCATACATTAGATTCTAATATATGGTAAGTTTACTAATTATAACTAGCTGACAAGATGAGACAACTCTGCACTTATAACTCCTCCTTTTGAGGTGATATTTTTAGTGCTGGGAAACCACTCAACCATTTCAGCAACAGTGTTATTCATGTCCCGTTCTTTAACTCTACGCCTTGGATGTCCCTGATACTGTAATGGCAAAGCTCACAAAATTAGCGCTTGAAAAGTGTCTTCCCATTTAAGTGAACTTTCATCTCCTGTAATTGTGCAACAAAAACACCCTTGACAGTCTTGCTGCGAGTGTGATAAGGAGCATGTAGCTGTTCAGAAAGAAAAATCAAATGGTAAATATGACGTAAATGCAGGAAAGGTATGAGTATCAAATAGCTATCCTGGCCTCCACAAAATATGTTTAcgccatttttttcttttcatctaCTGAGAAGTTACTGTTAAATAGTGTCTGCTGCTAATACAGTAAAGTCTGCGACCTGTCAGTTGATGCTTGGTAGTTTCTTTCAGAATTTTTAGAAAGGAAAATGGTAAATTGAGTGAattttcattattcataatCTGACATTTTATcaagcagaagaactgtgggTAATGTTGAAGAATTACTACAGCAGGAAGTACTACTTTTTAGCCACATTAACCTGATCCATATGCTGGTCAGctgggtgtgagggtgtgtgtgtatgggtggttGCCGTAGCTAGAAAAGtgtttatacactcactgagcaaattattaggtagacctgtacaccagcttgttcatgcaaacatttaatcagccaatcatgtggcagcagctaaatgcataaaagcaagcagacatggtcaagagattcagctgttttttcagaccaaatatcagaatgaggaagaaatgtgatccaagtgactttcaccatggaatgattgttggtaccagacaggagtggtttgaatatctcaaatttctgatctcctgggattttcacaaaacagtctctagaatttgggaatggtacaaaaaacatccagcgggcaacagttctgcaggcaaaaacgcgttgttaatgagagaggtccgccTGGAAAGTGTCAGTCACGCAAATAAGcgcacattacagcagtggtatgcagaacaacTTCCCTGGACTCACGTGTCATGCCtctaaagtggataggctacagcagcagaagaccaataagtctaaaacataagtctaatgaatacctaataaagtgctcactgagtgtatatgagattaacacattttctcacacTGTTCTTTCTTGATAAGACCTTAGGGCTGAGCTAGTGTGACAACCAATTTATCTCATGGAGACATTTGGAAGGGAACGCGAGTGTTCCTGCATGTAGTTTCTCTTTATAAAAGGTGCAGGGAAGTGTTTGAAGGCTAggttacataattattttgcttgttgtaaaagcaaaaatgaaatggtgaATAGCCTGTGTGCTTCTGTCTTCAGGAATTGTGGGAACTTCTCAGACCTAATTAAAGTGGCAAGGGACAACATTACCTACACAGTGCCAAACTCTGCAGACACTCAATAACAGCTCATCTTTACATTTTGGCAGTTTTTGTAAATTTGCTAAGCAAAATGGATTTCTTTGCATACTGAAATTTAAATGTCATGGATCTGTACCACGTTAAATTTGTATAGTAGAGCAAAAGGGCCTTTTATGAAACGACAGTTGAATTCCAGGTCAGTGCAAACTTTAATAGTCTTTTGTGAAGAAGAGATCCtaattttaacacaaaataatcaagTTTGCTGCATTGAAGTGTGTGAACATTGTTATACGTGCATCTATACACTTTTTTGTTACTTGCctaaaagaaaaagtgaaaatgatttgactgaattattttcctctttccatcttcCCCACCCTCACAGACAGTAAGAATGGTGGAGGGTCGAAACGCTACGGCCGTAAACGAGAGCCCTCCTACCCCAAGACGGACAGCTTCCCTGGCCCCCGTCGCCCCAATCCACAGAAAGGCAAGAGTTTTGACAAGAGACCCCCCCAGAGAGGAGGCGCtgcaggagcaggtggaggaggaAAACAGTATGGCCCGGGTGGAGGCAGAAGGGAAGAGGTGGGAACTCTATTCATATGCGTTCTGTTGCCAGCGTTTCTTTACATGGTTCAGTTTCTCATACAAATGCGCTTTAAATGATGCATGATGTCCATGCTACATCAAATAACTGTTTTGCCTCAATGTTATAGAAGCGCTCAGGGAACAAAAAATGCAAAGAGATGTATTTTCGTAATATGATGTTGCGATATCATGTGCGGTCAGTGTGACCTGTTATTCTGCGGAAGGAAAACAAAACCACTATTCTATATTCAGTTAACCAACTCATGCTTAGTTGAGGGGAGTGGACAACACTGTCTCAGGCTGTGAGCCAGAATATCACATGCTCCATTGTGTTCACAGCTGGATAGTCAAGGTGTGACATGATTAAATTGACATGGTTAAAGTCAGTTCTTAAAACATTGGTCAGCCTTGTGCCTTCTGCAGGAAAGTAATGCGTTAACATGGTGGGTGAAGATTGCTCCGGTAATTTTTTACGAAGGTACCATTAAGTAAAAGTCAACATCAACCATTCCCTTTTAAGGTTTGAATGCTATCTCACACATAACTATGAGGACCCTTCACCTTTGGACCATGTTTTCTTCATTTCAATTTGTACTGGGTCTCATTGCCCAAGTCATTCCACACCACCAGCATGATTAATCTGGGcatgaaaataatgcatttaagcACATTCAAACAAATTCTATGAACAAGCATTATTGATGAATACATGGGACTTCTTGTGAATGAGTTGCCCAGCGCCTCTGGTTTTGGTGGAGGCTCAGTgcagcgtctctctctctcaggtagcCGAGGCTCGCCGGGCAGAGTTCAGCCCGGCTCAGTTTGCTGGACCCAAGAAGATCAGTCTGAACCACCTGCTGAACTTCACCTTCGAGCCCCGCGGCCATGGACCCCCCGGAGGGGAGGGCCACACCTGCTGGGGCCGCCGCAACAAATGGGGCCACAAGCACAAGCCCTTCAACAAGGAGCTCTTCCTGCAAGCCAAGTGAGAATCTGTCCTGCTCtgcctgaaatgtaaaaaactaagcatttaaaaatgtggtCAAAAGTATGAATAtccattttcatgaaatacatTGTTTTCCCCCTCAAGTCTCAATTGTGGCCAGGCTTAATTACAAAACATGGGCAAATtaatatacacacatcacaGTATCTTGGGGGGAGGGCAGTGATGGCGCCTAACGGACATTCCTGACTGCAGGTGCTGGTGAGTGTGGCAGGCGAGGGGTAGCGCGTGTGAATGGGGTGGCACACACAcgatgtaatggaatgtaacaCACATAATGGGGTTAGCGCTAGTGCTCACTGTCCTCTGCTTCCTCTCAGCTGCCAGTTCGTTGTGACGGAGGATCAGGATTACACAGCCCACTTCACTGACCCGGACACACTGGTCAACTGGGACTGCGTGCAGCAAGTGGTGAGTGCACTGCCATCTGCACACTCCACAAGACTAATGTGCTCTTCTCTTTCTGACTTAATTATGCTACGACTACGTCTTCCTAGTTTCTCATGTTTCTCCTCTGCTGAATAATAAGAAATGGAGCCATGATCATggaatctggccctcaaatccaaattaaGCCCTGTGGTGGAGAGGTGTGTGATTGACAAACTCTGAACTACAATAACACAAGCAGTGTAGCATAAGATAAGAAATTACTAAGAATCTGACTTATGCAAACCAGGTCTAGTATGTAAAGTAGAAAtaagtaatttattttctatctCACTGTagctttcacatttattttctacCTATCCTACTGTTCACCATTCACTCCTTCCTTGTCCTACAATCTCCTGCTAGGCATCATCCCACAACTGTACTCTTAAAGTGTGCACATTAATGTAAAGAGAATTATCCAATAAAAGTCCAATGATTAGTTTTAATGTTAGTAGTCCAGCCCCCATAATATACAGCTGTGAGGTTTCGTGCTAGAGTGGCATCATCTGCTGTTGATTTCAGGTTTAGTCATGTGACCGTGGAACCTCAGGcacccctctcttccccctctccccctctgcagCGGATCTACAGCCACGAGGTTCCGTCGTGCCCCATCTGCCTGTACCCGCCCGTGGCCGCGCACATCACGCGCTGCGGTCACATCTTCTGCTGGCCCTGCATGCTGCAGTACCTGTCCCTCAGCGATAAGAGCTGGTCTAAGTGCCCCATATGCTATGAGGCGGTGCACAGCTCCGACCTCAAGAGGTTAGTAGTGTCATGCACGCAGGTCGCTCTAAGTACCTCTGGCTCACCTGCGGTGAGGATAACCTTGGTCTGCTCTCTGCCCCGGTAGCGTTGTCGCCATGGAGACCCGGCAGTACCTGGTGGGTGATGTCATCACCATGCGCCTGATGCGCAGAGAGAAGGGGGTTCTGGTAGCTCTGCCCAGTTCCCAGTGGGTGAAGGTGGAGGAGCCCATTCTCCTGGGAGGTTAGAAATGcccgcatacacgcacatacccgCTTGCAcgtaaaaccacacacacacagacgcacacacacacagacgcacgcacacacagacgcacacacacacagacgcacacacacacagacgcacacacacacagacgcacacacacacagacgcacacacacacagacgcacacacacacagacgcacacacagtggTCTAATCCCTAGGCTTAAAGGCTTGTTGTGACCTATTCTTGACATCTCCTGTCGCCCAAACAACTGGAACCTGACAGTGCAGCTCTTAAACAGAGAATAttttgctgtgtgtgaggtgttaATATTGCGTGTCTCTGCTGCTCCAGATGCACGTCTGAGCCCGTACTCCAAGCTGCTGCTGGCCTCCGTGGAGCAGGTGCTGGGGCtggtgagggaggagagagatgccCTGCAGGTCCAGCTcagccaggaggaggaggacgccCAGGCCTGCTTCATCCAGGCCGCCCTGCACCAGCTGCAGGTATGCAGTGTGCGCCCCTCGCCACATCTGCTCCACCCCTCCGCCTGTGTAGTGTGCTCCTGCGTAGTGTACCATACGCCCTTTCTGCCCCCAGGAACGGGAGGAGGCCCTGCTGAAGCACGGCTCCAAGGAGGTGGACAGCGTCAGTCTGAGCACCCTGACCCTGGATGAGCCCCCCTGCCCTGTTCCAGACTTTGTGCCCACTCTCAGCAACAGCAAGGTTAGGCCAGCAATTCCCAACCTCGGTTCTGTGAGGAGTAACGTAACGGCAAAGTCAGTCACAACCTATTAATTGCACTTAATGAAACATTTCTGTCTGTCGAATGATGGTTTTACCCTCTTAAGGACATATTTGATATTGCTATGATATTTCTTATCGGTCTGGTCTCCGAACACTTTCATTGTCTGTGGTTTTATATTGACTGTTGATTCCTTTAGTAAGAGGTAATGTTATTTATTCAgcacattgcaaaaaaaaagcttgACTGTAACAAAATCCTGTGTACACAGAGGTTTCCCAGGACAGTGTTTAGACTTCTTCATGCCTGTCCATTTGAGAGGTGTAGTGCTATCCCTCCtctaccctctccccctccagccTGCCATTTGCTATTCCTCTGCCTTCGATGACGAGGTGCAGGACGTGCTGGACGTCCCGGACGAGCAGTGTGAGCCGCCCCCCGCGGTGGACCTCACCCTGGCCCCTGAGCCCCCGGCCCCTGAGGCCCCAGCCCTCGAGCCCCTGCCCGGCGAGGAAGCTCCTCCAAACCAGAGCGAAACCGGACGCCCCAAACGCGATGAGAACGTCCCTTACTACTACTTTTACCAAGGTAGGATggccctgtccctgtgtgtcagtctctgtaGCTCAGCGGTGACCAATGCCACTCCATATTCACAGCATACTTTAACATTTTGCCAGGGTTTTGGAAAGATTAGCCACTGCTTTCGTGAGTCAGTGCTGTTGGCACCGCCACAAAGTGGAGTGCCTAGTAGCCTCGCGTGCCTA containing:
- the rnf10 gene encoding RING finger protein 10; amino-acid sequence: MLESSDTLSPDLGLRNPQSRNVTIMEKNPNNNTSNKVPPRSGSTGPPTGDSKPKTDSKNGGGSKRYGRKREPSYPKTDSFPGPRRPNPQKGKSFDKRPPQRGGAAGAGGGGKQYGPGGGRREEVAEARRAEFSPAQFAGPKKISLNHLLNFTFEPRGHGPPGGEGHTCWGRRNKWGHKHKPFNKELFLQANCQFVVTEDQDYTAHFTDPDTLVNWDCVQQVRIYSHEVPSCPICLYPPVAAHITRCGHIFCWPCMLQYLSLSDKSWSKCPICYEAVHSSDLKSVVAMETRQYLVGDVITMRLMRREKGVLVALPSSQWVKVEEPILLGDARLSPYSKLLLASVEQVLGLVREERDALQVQLSQEEEDAQACFIQAALHQLQEREEALLKHGSKEVDSVSLSTLTLDEPPCPVPDFVPTLSNSKPAICYSSAFDDEVQDVLDVPDEQCEPPPAVDLTLAPEPPAPEAPALEPLPGEEAPPNQSETGRPKRDENVPYYYFYQAEDGQQMFLHPVNVRCLLREYGSLEASPPSITATVVELDGHTVTEEIRRRHRYLSHLPLTCEFTICELALQPPVLSKETLDTFADDLEKRRRLRQKKARDEKRRERRIEMEENKKQGKYPEVHIGLENLQQFPAFGSPPQGHSPPALPDFTLGPPSPLSCSPASEGVMFPCLGGQSQAPTVGSLEEDSHCLSFAQMLRDGKARADAGPKGAPKTDMLLAPPAADSDGESDGSDRVPVPSFQNSFSQAFEEALLQLDHGAPAPPQPVLITEEKGGKKKKKKQKLLFSTSMVHTK